The DNA region TGCATCCTTAATCTTCTTGCCTAATTCTCCACCTTTCAAGTATTTCTGATGCTGGCGGCGATTCTGAGAAAGGTGTTCGTATTCCAGAAGTTAACAAATCCAGTGTTGAATCAGTAAAATAAAACTCTTCGTTGTGCTGAAAACAGGAATGTTCGCTTCTTTGAGCCCCTGCAGGTGAACTGCTTTCCAAATTATCAAATTCTCCCTGCAAACTGGCATTAGCGCTGCTCTCTGCATCAGGCATTTCAACGAGACTGCATGAATAAGAAGTAGAAAGAGATGGCGCCCTGCCATCTATTCGGCCGGGCACATCAACATGTTGATAATCCTTAATTTTTTCATCATTTTCCAAACTGCCAATCGAACCTGCAACAGACGCTGTGCCCTCCAAAAATCTTCGACCAGAAATCAAGTGCAGTGACTTCAAAAAAATTGGGACGGGATCTTCCATCACAAGGCTGCAGCTCTGCAAATGGTTTAGTAGGTCTTGCAACTTCCCCATGCCCAATGTAGCGATCTCCTTCTCCAGTAAGCTGGTCCACTGACTTTCACTCACTGAAAGCGAAGCATGAGCCATACTGTTGAGTAGACTCACTGTCCTTCCAAAATCCCCTTGGGCGATGGTCTGGCATATCATTTCCATGAAAAGCGATGTATGAGGAATTTCTTCAGCCTCCAGAATTGTGTCGAATGCATGCTCTAGCAAATGCCACTGAAAAGAAACCAGACCATACTAGTAAGTTAATCAGTATGCATACGCGAGATTACATAACAAGCAATCTCAGGCCTATAAATATTTTAACTGACATCTAAGGCATGTAAAGTTGTAAACAAAAAAGACAAGGAACCATGGAAAAGGTGCCTCATTGTTACTAGATAATTGAGGTTCGAGCCTTGTCTCTGCTTCAAGAGTTAACGTTTTACATAGATGCCCCTATCTAAATTTCATGCCACATATGCTTTAGTACAAGAATGTGCAGAATAATTGAGCCAGGATGACAACATAAGGAAAAGATTCTAATTAATTTCCTTAGATGAATTTATTTGATGAACATAAAAGCATGTCTGAAACCATTCCGGGTCACTTTCGTTTTGGTATTCTTGATCTTCAATAAATGTACATGCCATGAAACCATTCAAAAGGTTTCTTCCTAGACACAACAATAGAGGTGGTACCATATGTGATAACTGTAGTAGCAAGCAACAAATAAGTTACAGAAAAACTATTCTATCAAAATTTAATAACAAGACACCATGAGATTCATGAACCTGAGAAAactgaaaaaaaatagtaaatagaAGCTTACCTTTCCAGCTCTGGATGCTTTAACTAGGCACCATGAAAATTTTCTATGATCTAGCTTGAAACCAGACAAAATCATCTCCTTGTAGACATACTCAAAGTACTCCCATTGTTGGGAAGAAGCAGATGCCTCTAgcatagatttatatgaatatgaatccagcTGAAGAGATGAATAATTTCCAGAGGATTCTAAACCGCCATGTGTGGCTTTAGTAGCTTCAAATAGTTCTTTAGCTTTTGCAAACATGTCAGCACAAGAATAGACTTTCAGCATGGCATTTATGGTTCCAACATTAGGAGCACAGTGGTCTTTCATATGTTCAAAAATTGAGATGCAGTCACCAACGAATCCACCATCCAATGAAGCTAGGATCATACCAGTGAATGCTACCTCCAAAGGTTTTCTAAAAGGGACCCTTTTTAATTTCTCAACCTGCAATTTTAACATTGAAAAAACATAACCTGTCGATAATACAGCAGGAAAATACTGAAAGAACCATAGCAGGCAGATTAATACTACTAAAGCATGTAATAATGAATATCAAAGAGAAGTGAATATTTATATTTGCTCAAAGATAATTAGATTAAGTCAAATAAAAAGGTAAACTACACAAATTGTACAAGCAACCAATATTATATTTTgcatgtaaaaaaatatatattacatAGAGAGCGTTGCTTTCTAATAAGAAATAGATGGCAAAAAAATGTCTTAGTAAATCAAAAGAAAGAGTTGAGGCATCGACTGAGAAAAAGATAGGCTTTGGAAGTAATAAAGCAAAAGAGTAGGTTGAGAGTATGATAACACATCATGCTGATAGGAACCAAAGCAGTTTGTTTAACAGTGCACGTTATTCACATAGTATTTCTGGTTCAATAAGCAAAATCTCTTAGTAGTATCGAAGGCTAAAGTCACTGCGCCAGAGGCACCAATGCATTTAATTCCCAGAGCCAATAGATCAGATGTGCATGGCGCATAACTAACAACTCAGAACATGTTTTAAGACAAATAACAAAATTGATTGAACAATTACAAGAATATATATGTGTTTAGAGAAAAAAAGATGACTAAGAACTCGCCTTCTGATGTGAATGAAAACCAGCAAATATAATCAGTATGTGCATGATGCGTATATGCTAAATCAgaagtaggggtgtaaatgaaccaagcgttcatgaacaagcctggtgttcggcttggtaagagcttgtttatattcgttcaatatacataagattaattaaacaaacaaccttgaacaactcgttaagctaaacaaacaagcttgaacacatatgtgttcagttcgttaacgttcgtgaataatgctcatgaacaatgttcacgaaccatattaattaataaaactttttcaatatgctaaataaataataaaataaaataaaataaaataaaataaataaataaataaatttaaattatcaagcttaataaccaatcaaataacaaaaagtttcaaacaatcaaacaagcttgaattaagagcttgataacatctaaatgaaccaagctcaagccaagtttgaaccaagctcaagccaagcttgaattgagagtttgataacatctaaacgaaccaacctcaagccaagcttcaaacaaactcaagctcagaaaaaataaaccaagccaagcttgaacactcatttcaaaagcttgattcattttaagctcggctcgactcggccTGTTTACAACCCTAATCAGAAGCATCAGAGAAAATGTTTTACCACACAAAAACAATATCAAATATAATGGTTAGAAAATCAGATGGATAAAGAACCCTCATTCTTCTACAATGAAAATCAGCAAATACAAtcagtaaataaaagaaatacatTCTCCAGTGGAACACAGCTAAGATGAGAATGTGCATAAGTTAGTATAAATGCACACAGCTGCTTTAATAGAACAGATGCTGATAAAAAATTAACTCATCGTGCTCTACCCTTTGAAAGTGAGCACGTAATAGACACTAGCTGCTCCAACAATTCCTCTATGTTCCATTTCCATGACGGCTTCAAGTGCGTCATCTATTTTACCTTCTTCCCAAAAGGCTCTAACAAGAACTGCAACCATCAAATCAGTGGAATTCTCCCCCCACATCAGAATCGATGTAAAAAAAAGATCATAAAATAGTACCTCTGTAGGTTTGTGCTTTGGGAGCTATTCCACCTTTTCGCATCTTTTCAAAGAACTTGTGTACCAGATCATACTTCCCCGCTTTCAGCATGACCTTTCAACAAGCAGTTCCTGTAAGACTATAGTTGAAAGTGTCTCTTCAGAAAATAAGAGGGAGATGAGTATATCGGTAATCTTAACACTGTTTGGTGCTGATACGGACCATCAGAATGCAGTAGCATAAAGTGCAAACACAAAAGAGATAAACACTAAGAACCACCACCACTCAATATCAAAAAAGAGGAATAAGGTGGAGGGGCAAGctcccttctctctctctctctctctcccctccTTTGCACTTGGTATTAGTATATAGAGTAATAACCACCACTCATTGGTCTAACCCAGTTTGACCAAGCTCCAAaaccaacaacaaccaagcctttattCCATTAAAGGGGATCAACTATATGGATACTCCTACGCCTAGATCCATACATAATATTTACCTAAGTTTTAACACTAGTTGACAACCTAGCGTAAGTCTCCTTTATCTCGATTTATTGGCTATGGACAGACCAAGCTCCAAAACCACAATCTAAAAATCAAGATATTGTCTTTTAGCTGCCATTTAATGTTGTTCAAAAAGACTTCCATCCTTCGGTATTTAAAAAACCTCAAAAaagcataataataataaaaaaacaaatcaCTATGTCCAACAGTTTAGCAGATTTTCTATAAAAATGATCAAATATTATCACTTGTAATGAACCTCCATCAAAATTATTCTTCTTTTATAATTGATTCGTGATCCAAATCTTCAGACCAGCAAACATAAAACAAATCTTCAAGATTACAGCTTTGGCTTACATCCCCCTATTAAACCATAATTAGGTTCATCCACAAAACATTTGATCATCTATAACAACCTACTGAATGTGCTCACGAACAAAATTTATCTAAAGTGAACTCTGATGTTGTTTTTTGCAACAGATATAAAAGCTGGCAACTCATTGTTAGAGCAAGATTATACATTAGAAGTAGATATTATGAGGAATCATGAATTTCAGAGATCTAAGGTGAATGAGAGAACATTCAGTCAGATGTCACAACTTCTAGTTTTTAAGCTTCTTAacaagttgaaaatttcaagagAATAGACAAAATGGCATTGATTTTCAAATTGAGAACTCAAGAGTTTTTGCcaagttgaaaaataaatttttttcttgCCTATGATATCTAAAACAAAGAGTAATGCGGAACATACTTCCATAGCTAAACCATATGTCGCTCCGATAGGTTTTAAACCACTATATCTCATCTGTTCCAACACCCAAAACACTCCTTTCCATTGATGGGATGGAATGCAAGCATTCAAAACCTATAAACaagttaatataaaattaaaaaaaattaacagaatACAGTTAATATATCCTGCCAAAAAAAGACAAttgtaaacaaataaaaaaaatcacacaGCATTATAAATGACAATATCTGGCTCCATGCAGGGATCCCAGTTTCTGCGATTCATGTTCTTAAGCTTTCTGGAGGGTTTTACTTTCATGCAATTGATAATGTTGATTAGCTCATGTACAAGACCAGCTTGACCAAGTGTGACTGAGATACTATGGTATGCAGCCATGTCTGGATATAACTGCCCATCTTCCTAAGATCATCAAAATAGGAAAAACTATACAGTTAAAAATGATGAGGTGTAAAAGAgcatgaaaattttgaaataaagaaaaatatattaccTGCATTTTCTTGAATAGTTGAAGAGCTTCAATTGGTCTCCTTTCCTTTCCAAGAACAGACAAAAGCTTGGTGTACACAAACCTGCAAAATGGAGCTGAATGCATCAGTACTGAGTTATTCACATAGTTATTCCAAACTTTCAGTTATCATAATGATTCAAGGAAAACAAACAATCCACAATTAGGAAAGGCATGGCTGCAGCAAGCAAGCACCAGTTTTAAGGCGAAAACTACTTCCATATGCCATACCTGCTTTTCTTATGCTTGTAGCTCTTTTCATTGTATACCCATTCCACAACAGACAGAGCAGAACTCCACTTT from Zingiber officinale cultivar Zhangliang chromosome 4B, Zo_v1.1, whole genome shotgun sequence includes:
- the LOC121975468 gene encoding pentatricopeptide repeat-containing protein At5g67570, chloroplastic-like — encoded protein: MAMAVSAAASSASLSAASSDHKPFEPNNEAIRKRLLRKGVFPTPKILHALRKKETQKALRRAKKQALQVQPSSVSESQSRDLEGDDLFRTVSAEYRAVREEFRRRDEKAVVLAGKPWEGSKAVDLRALTSARETLGDGRLRTEHLEELRRMLAERNGEQFRLLLINDEVEDTGCDFGNKEVKKPPKSWLMIEEEERIRLLVDRLSSSNPSMQDWKFSWMMRKSGILFTEMSLLKIIERLGHLGKWSSALSVVEWVYNEKSYKHKKSRFVYTKLLSVLGKERRPIEALQLFKKMQEDGQLYPDMAAYHSISVTLGQAGLVHELINIINCMKVKPSRKLKNMNRRNWDPCMEPDIVIYNAVLNACIPSHQWKGVFWVLEQMRYSGLKPIGATYGLAMEVMLKAGKYDLVHKFFEKMRKGGIAPKAQTYRVLVRAFWEEGKIDDALEAVMEMEHRGIVGAASVYYYFPAVLSTGYVFSMLKLQVEKLKRVPFRKPLEVAFTGMILASLDGGFVGDCISIFEHMKDHCAPNVGTINAMLKVYSCADMFAKAKELFEATKATHGGLESSGNYSSLQLDSYSYKSMLEASASSQQWEYFEYVYKEMILSGFKLDHRKFSWCLVKASRAGKWHLLEHAFDTILEAEEIPHTSLFMEMICQTIAQGDFGRTVSLLNSMAHASLSVSESQWTSLLEKEIATLGMGKLQDLLNHLQSCSLVMEDPVPIFLKSLHLISGRRFLEGTASVAGSIGSLENDEKIKDYQHVDVPGRIDGRAPSLSTSYSCSLVEMPDAESSANASLQGEFDNLESSSPAGAQRSEHSCFQHNEEFYFTDSTLDLLTSGIRTPFSESPPASEILERWRIRQED